The following coding sequences are from one Lemur catta isolate mLemCat1 chromosome 16, mLemCat1.pri, whole genome shotgun sequence window:
- the GAREM1 gene encoding GRB2-associated and regulator of MAPK protein 1 isoform X3, whose translation MEEITFNVKVASGECHEDTEVYNITLCTGDELTLMGQAEILYAKTFKEKSRLNTIFKKIGKLNSISKLGKGKMPCLICMNHRTNESISLPFQCKGRFSTRSPLELQMQEGEHTIRNIVEKTRLPVNVTVPSPPPRNPYDLHFIREGHRYKFVNIQTKTVVVCCVLRNNKILPMHFPLHLTVPKFSLPEHLVKGEGWPETLVHHWLGICQEQFDIDEYSRAVRDVKTDWTEDCKSPKKGRCSGHNHVPNSLSYARDELTQSFHRLSVCVYGSNLHGNSEVNLHGCRDLGGEWAPFPHDILPYQDSGDSGSDYLFPEAGEDSAGAPGRSELPYEELWLEEGKPSRQPLARSLSEKSRCDQFRGSVRSKCAASPLPVPGTLGAAVKSSDTALPPPPVPPKSEAVREECRLLNAPPVPPRSAKPLSTSPSVPPRTVKPARQQTRSPSPTLSYYSSGLHNISVTKSDTSPSESAPVSCYPCSRVKTDSVDLKSPFGSPSAEALSSRLSWPNHYSGASEGQTRSDFLLDPSRSYSYPRQKTPGTPKRNCPAPFDFDGCELLASTPGSAGAEFSSGASGCPKSASYSLESTDVKTLAAGPAKQSVSCPALPPRAPKLVEEKAASETSPLPLKIDGAEEDPKSGSPDLSEDQYFAKKGMQDIFSVSYPFSSPLHLQLAPRSCGDGSPWQPPADLSGLSIEEVSKSLRFIGLSEDVISFFVTEKIDGNLLVQLTEEILSEDFKLSKLQVKKIMQFINGWRPKI comes from the exons GTTGCTTCAGGTGAATGCCACGAGGACACTGAAGTTTACAACATCACCCTGTGTACTGGGGATGAACTCACTCTGATGGGACAGGCAGAAATCCTTTATGCAAAAACTTTCAAGGAGAAGTCACGACTCAACACGATCTTCAAGAAGATCGGGAAGCTCAATTCCATCAGCAAGCTGGGCAAAGGCAAAATGCCGTGCCTCATCTGCATGAATCACCGGACCAACGAAAGCATCAGCCTTCCATTCCAGTGCAAGGGCAGATTTAGCACCCGAAGTCCCCTGGAACTTCAGATGCAAGAGGGTGAACACACCATCCGCAACATTGTGGAGAAAACGAGGCTTCCTGTGAATGTGACCGTGCCCAGCCCCCCGCCAAGAAACCCCTACGACCTCCACTTCATCCGCGAGGGGCACCGCTACAAGTTTGTCAACATCCAGACCAAGACGGTGGTGGTTTGCTGCGTGCTGCGGAACAACAAGATCCTCCCCATGCACTTTCCTTTGCACTTGACCGTCCCCAAGTTCAGCCTCCCGGAGCACCTGGTGAAGGGGGAGGGGTGGCCCGAAACCCTGGTCCATCACTGGCTGGGTATCTGCCAAGAACAGTTCGACATTGATGAGTATTCGCGGGCTGTCCGCGACGTGAAAACCGACTGGACCGAGGACTGCAAGAGCCCCAAGAAGGGCCGCTGCTCCGGCCACAACCACGTGCCCAACTCGCTCAGCTACGCCCGCGACGAGCTGACCCAGTCCTTCCACCGGCTCTCGGTCTGCGTGTACGGCAGCAACCTCCACGGCAACAGCGAGGTGAACCTGCACGGCTGCAGGGACCTGGGCGGGGAGTGGGCCCCCTTCCCTCACGACATCCTGCCCTATCAGGACTCCGGCGACAGTGGGAGCGACTACCTTTTCCCCGAAGCTGGCGAAGACTCGGCGGGCGCCCCGGGGAGGTCGGAGCTTCCTTACGAAGAGCTGTGGCTGGAGGAAGGCAAGCCCAGCCGCCAGCCTCTCGCCCGCTCCCTGAGCGAGAAGAGCAGGTGTGATCAGTTCAGAGGTTCTGTCCGGTCCAAGTGTGCAGCTTCTCCTCTTCCTGTCCCTGGGACCCTGGGAGCAGCAGTGAAGTCTTCAGATACTGCCCTACCTCCACCTCCAGTGCCTCCCAAGTCTGAAGCC GTCAGGGAAGAATGCCGGCTCCTGAACGCCCCACCTGTTCCACCCCGAAGCGCAAAGCCTTTGTCCACCAGTCCCTCGGTCCCTCCTCGCACAGTCAAGCCGGCGCGGCAACAGACTCGCTCTCCCAGCCCCACCTTGTCCTACTATTCTTCAGGGCTGCACAACAT CAGCGTTACTAAAAGTGACACAAGTCCTTCTGAAAGTGCTCCTGTTTCCTGCTATCCATGTAGCCGAGTGAAGACCGATTCTGTGGACCTGAAATCCCCGTTTGGAAGTCCTTCTGCCGAAGCTCTGTCCTCCCGGCTCTCGTGGCCGAACCATTATTCCGGAGCGTCGGAGGGCCAGACCAGGAGTGACTTCCTGCTGGATCCAAGCAGGAGTTACAGTTACCCCAGACAAAAGACACCAGGCACACCAAAGAGAAACTGCCCAGCACCTTTTGATTTTGATGGCTGTGAGCTCTTGGCGAGCACCCCCGGCTCTGCCGGTGCAGAATTCAGTAGCGGCGCCTCTGGCTGTCCCAAGTCCGCCAGCTACTCTCTGGAGAGCACAGACGTGAAAACGCTTGCGGCTGGCCCAGCAAAGCAGAGCGTGTCATGCCCTGCCCTACCCCCCAGGGCCCCAAAACTAGTGGAAGAGAAAGCTGCCTCCGAAACATCTCCTTTGCCTCTGAAAATCGATGGTGCTGAGGAAGACCCCAAGTCGGGGTCACCAGATCTCTCTGAGGACCAGTATTTTGCTAAAAAGGGCATGCAAGACATCTTCTCTGTCTCCTACCCTTTCTCATCTCCGCTCCACCTCCAGCTGGCCCCCAGATCCTGTGGCGACGGTTCCCCGTGGCAGCCACCTGCTGACCTGTCCGGACTCTCTATAGAGGAAGTGTCCAAGTCATTGCGGTTCATTGGTTTGTCCGAGGATGTCATATCATTCTTTGTTACCGAAAAGATTGATGGGAATTTGCTTGTGCAACTAACGGAGGAAATCCTCTCAGAGGATTTCAAACTGAGCAAACTACAGGTGAAGAAAATAATGCAATTCATTAATGGCTGGAGGCCCAAAATATAG